One genomic region from Terriglobales bacterium encodes:
- a CDS encoding alpha/beta family hydrolase codes for MASAIQSIFVPGPAGKLEALLNAGEPGAPFAALVTHPHPLHGGTMHNKVVYHAAKALHGFGLPVLRFNFRGTGLSEGTHDGGRGERDDIRAALDWLEHEYSLPIIFAGFSFGAATGLKACCPDPRVVGLIALGTPLSAQERLYTYSYLSTCTKPKLMISGDHDQFAPAANLREIFKLAAEPKEFVLVEGADHFFEGKLPTMREAITEWLPRHFPALNLQQRT; via the coding sequence TTTGTTGAACGCTGGTGAGCCGGGCGCGCCATTCGCTGCACTGGTTACCCATCCTCATCCGCTGCACGGCGGGACGATGCACAACAAAGTCGTGTATCACGCAGCGAAGGCGTTGCATGGCTTTGGATTGCCAGTTCTGCGTTTTAATTTCCGCGGAACGGGACTCAGCGAAGGAACTCACGATGGGGGACGAGGGGAGCGCGATGACATTCGGGCTGCGCTCGACTGGTTGGAGCACGAATACTCACTGCCGATCATCTTTGCCGGATTCTCTTTTGGCGCTGCCACCGGATTAAAAGCCTGCTGTCCCGATCCGCGAGTTGTGGGACTGATCGCGCTCGGCACGCCGCTCAGTGCCCAGGAGCGTCTCTACACCTATTCGTATCTCTCAACTTGCACTAAGCCGAAGCTGATGATCAGCGGCGACCACGACCAGTTCGCCCCGGCTGCAAATCTCCGCGAAATATTCAAATTGGCCGCCGAACCAAAGGAATTTGTCCTGGTGGAAGGCGCAGACCACTTCTTCGAAGGCAAGCTCCCGACTATGCGCGAGGCCATTACTGAATGGCTGCCCCGGCACTTCCCCGCTCTGAACCTGCAACAGCGCACCTGA